A single genomic interval of Bradysia coprophila strain Holo2 chromosome X unlocalized genomic scaffold, BU_Bcop_v1 contig_79, whole genome shotgun sequence harbors:
- the LOC119070335 gene encoding anoctamin-1 isoform X5, producing the protein MNIDLSALCKFCGSSKCTGGTWRRFQDGERTVDFVLAYAADDPHPRNADKRKAFESNLENEGLELEREETQKIHFVKIHAPKKVLCSYCEILKIKMPIKRVPEQDDIIAPEFQLMQSMKSFFGRPFDFVKLDPNLFPDKEYKLTHSYSRNYKYLFDIDSDDFVCQSTSIAVVQFILERQRFSDDDESHNNVGIEKLLSDGVYQASYPLHDGDCSIPGSQRSLLFNEWAAVKKWIKHQPLDNIKEYFGVKIALYFAWLGFYTHMLIPASVVGILCFLYGLITLFSNTVSEDICHPENDIIMCPQCDNQCDYWYLKSTCVYSRISYLFDNNMTVLFACFMSFWAVLYLELWKRYSAKLVHRWGLADFSHQAEHPRPQYLSRLRKVENKKFNVIHRVLEPHVPFWKVKFPVYLMSFSVIFLFICLAVGVVFGITIYRMSLIYSRKMYSDSDNISYQIIFLPATAAVLNLIIITALNYLYDYLAVYLTNLEYRRTQTEYDESLTLKIYLFQFVNYYSSIFYIAYLKGKFVGSPAKYNRIFGFRQEECSPGGCLMELCIQLVIIMVGKQLLNAVLEMLIPFLYKSFNTVRNKMYKTDENDGSVQLISCNQWTNDYKLLAWSPRGLFDDYLEMIIQYGFVTLFVVAFPLAPLFALLNNVFEMRLDAKKFLKYYRRPVPTRVKDIGVWFNIMAILGRIAVVSSAFIIAFSSNFIPRMVYMIRVNANHTDEGYLNHTLAYFNTSDFQIGTAPLNSTFGHVPICRYPEYRNPPWSDAPYKRPVIYWHILAARLAFLVVFQNVVGFVQMLVAWAIPDVPRKLSDRIKREEYLTREIIIDHELQRAATAREREREQSPQLTKNFENVFRLRKSNGDNTANTEL; encoded by the exons atgAATATTGATTTATCGGCCTTGTGTAAATTTTGTGGCAGTTCAAAATGTACCGGTGGA ACATGGCGCCGTTTTCAAGATGGCGAGCGAACCGTAGATTTTGTCTTAGCCTATGCTGCAGATGATCCACATCCACGGAATGCCGATAAACGGAAGGCATTTGAAAGTAATCTAGAAAATGAGGGACTTGAATTGGAGCGAGAAGAAAcgcaaaaaattcatttcgtcAAAATCCACGCACCAAAGAAAGTGCTTTGTAGTTActgtgaaattttaaaaattaagatGCCAATCAAGCGG GTTCCGGAACAAGACGATATAATTGCACCGGAGTTTCAACTTATGCAGAGTATGAAATCGTTCTTTGGCAGGCCATTCGATTTCGTCAAATTGGATCCGAATTTATTCCCGGATAAGGAGTACAAGCTGACGCATTCGTATTCGCGGAACTACAAATATTT attcgacataGATAGTGACGATTTTGTTTGTCAATCAACTAGCATAGCCGTTGTTCAATTTATCTTGGAGCGACAGCGTTTTAGCGATGACGACGAAAGTCACAACAACGTTGGAATCGAAAAACTGCTTTCCGATGGTGTTTATCAAGCATCATATCCGCTACATGAT GGAGATTGCAGCATACCCGGTAGTCAACGATCTTTATTGTTTAATGAGTGGGCGGCTGTTaaaaaatggatcaa ACACCAACCGTTGGACAATATCAAAGAATATTTTGGTGTGAAAATTGCTCTCTATTTTGCATGGTTGGGTTTCTACACGCACATGCTAATTCCAGCTTCAGTGGTTGGCATCTTATGCTTCCTGTATGGTTTGATTACATTATTCTCGAATACTGTGAG TGAAGACATCTGTCATcccgaaaacgatattatcatgtGTCCGCAGTGTGATAATCAGTGTGATTATTGGTACCTAAAAAGCACATGCGTTTACTCGAGGATTAGTTACTTGTTCGACAATAACATGACCGTTCTGTTTGCCTGTTTTATGTCGTTTTGGG CTGTGCTATACTTGGAACTATGGAAGAGATACTCAGCGAAATTGGTTCATCGATGGGGTTTGGCTGATTTTTCGCATCAG GCAGAACATCCACGACCACAATATCTTTCCCGTTTGCGAAaagttgaaaacaaaaagttcAACGTCATTCATCGGGTATTGGAACCACACGTACCATTCTGGAAAGTCAAATTTCCAGTGTACTTAATGAGTTTCTCGGTCATTTTCCTGTTT ATTTGTCTAGCTGTAGGGGTAGTATTTGGTATCACAATCTATCGCATGTCGTTAATATACTCACGGAAAATGTACAGCGATTCGGACAACATTTCCtatcaaatcattttcttgCCTGCAACGGCGGCCGttctaaatttaattatcaTCACCGCTCTCAACTATTTGTACGATTATTTGGCCGTTTATCTGACGAATTTGGAATATCGACGCACTCAAACGGAATACGACGAAAGTCTGACGTTGAAGATCTACCTGTTCCAATTCGTCAACTACTACAGTTCAATTTTCTACATTGCCTATCTGAAAGGAAAGTTTGTCGGTTCGCCAGCTAAATACAACCGAATTTTCGGTTTTAGACAGGAAGAATGTAGTCCGGGTGGCTGCTTAATGGAATTGTGCATTCAATTGGTCATTATTATGGTGGGCAAACAATTGCTGAACGCCGTACTGGAAATGTTGATTCCATTTTTGTACAAATCATTTAACACAGTACGCAACAAAATGTACAAGACTGACGAAAATGACGGAAGTGTTCAGTTGATTTCATGCAATCAATGGACAAATGACTACAAATTACTAGCATGGAGCCCGAGGGGACTGTTCGATGACTACTTGGAAATGA TTATCCAGTATGGTTTTGTTACGCTTTTTGTCGTGGCCTTTCCGCTGGCTCCACTGTTCGCTTTACTGAACAACGTGTTCGAAATGAGATTAGATGCCAAAAAGTTCCTAAAATATTATCGACGACCTGTTCCTACTCGCGTCAAGGACATCGGAGTTTGGTTCAATATCATGGCCATTCTGGGACGAATAGCTGTCGTGTCGAGC GCATTTATCATTGCATTTTCGTCCAATTTCATTCCGCGTATGGTCTACATGATACGGGTCAATGCTAATCATACCGACGAAGGCTATCTGAATCATACCCTAGCTTATTTCAATACCTCAGATTTTCAG ATCGGAACAGCTCCGTTAAATTCGACATTCGGACATGTACCCATCTGCCGATATCCCGAATATCGTAATCCGCCATGGTCAGATGCACCATACAAACGACCAGTTATTTATTGGCACATTTTGGCTGCTCGTTTAGCTTTCCTTGTGGTGTTCCAG AATGTCGTTGGTTTCGTGCAGATGTTGGTTGCATGGGCTATTCCCGATGTGCCACGAAAACTTAGCGATCGCATCAAACGTGAGGAATATTTGACGCGagaaatcatcatcgatcatgAGCTACAGCGTGCTGCCACCGCTCGAGAACGGGAACGTGAACAATCACCGCAGttgacgaaaaattttgaaaatgttttccgatTAAGGAAATCGAATGGCGACAATACTGCCAATACGGAGTTATGA
- the LOC119070335 gene encoding anoctamin-2 isoform X6 — MPIKRVPEQDDIIAPEFQLMQSMKSFFGRPFDFVKLDPNLFPDKEYKLTHSYSRNYKYLFDIDSDDFVCQSTSIAVVQFILERQRFSDDDESHNNVGIEKLLSDGVYQASYPLHDGDCSIPGSQRSLLFNEWAAVKKWIKHQPLDNIKEYFGVKIALYFAWLGFYTHMLIPASVVGILCFLYGLITLFSNTVSEDICHPENDIIMCPQCDNQCDYWYLKSTCVYSRISYLFDNNMTVLFACFMSFWAVLYLELWKRYSAKLVHRWGLADFSHQAEHPRPQYLSRLRKVENKKFNVIHRVLEPHVPFWKVKFPVYLMSFSVIFLFICLAVGVVFGITIYRMSLIYSRKMYSDSDNISYQIIFLPATAAVLNLIIITALNYLYDYLAVYLTNLEYRRTQTEYDESLTLKIYLFQFVNYYSSIFYIAYLKGKFVGSPAKYNRIFGFRQEECSPGGCLMELCIQLVIIMVGKQLLNAVLEMLIPFLYKSFNTVRNKMYKTDENDGSVQLISCNQWTNDYKLLAWSPRGLFDDYLEMIIQYGFVTLFVVAFPLAPLFALLNNVFEMRLDAKKFLKYYRRPVPTRVKDIGVWFNIMAILGRIAVVSSAFIIAFSSNFIPRMVYMIRVNANHTDEGYLNHTLAYFNTSDFQIGTAPLNSTFGHVPICRYPEYRNPPWSDAPYKRPVIYWHILAARLAFLVVFQNVVGFVQMLVAWAIPDVPRKLSDRIKREEYLTREIIIDHELQRAATAREREREQSPQLTKNFENVFRLRKSNGDNTANTEL, encoded by the exons atGCCAATCAAGCGG GTTCCGGAACAAGACGATATAATTGCACCGGAGTTTCAACTTATGCAGAGTATGAAATCGTTCTTTGGCAGGCCATTCGATTTCGTCAAATTGGATCCGAATTTATTCCCGGATAAGGAGTACAAGCTGACGCATTCGTATTCGCGGAACTACAAATATTT attcgacataGATAGTGACGATTTTGTTTGTCAATCAACTAGCATAGCCGTTGTTCAATTTATCTTGGAGCGACAGCGTTTTAGCGATGACGACGAAAGTCACAACAACGTTGGAATCGAAAAACTGCTTTCCGATGGTGTTTATCAAGCATCATATCCGCTACATGAT GGAGATTGCAGCATACCCGGTAGTCAACGATCTTTATTGTTTAATGAGTGGGCGGCTGTTaaaaaatggatcaa ACACCAACCGTTGGACAATATCAAAGAATATTTTGGTGTGAAAATTGCTCTCTATTTTGCATGGTTGGGTTTCTACACGCACATGCTAATTCCAGCTTCAGTGGTTGGCATCTTATGCTTCCTGTATGGTTTGATTACATTATTCTCGAATACTGTGAG TGAAGACATCTGTCATcccgaaaacgatattatcatgtGTCCGCAGTGTGATAATCAGTGTGATTATTGGTACCTAAAAAGCACATGCGTTTACTCGAGGATTAGTTACTTGTTCGACAATAACATGACCGTTCTGTTTGCCTGTTTTATGTCGTTTTGGG CTGTGCTATACTTGGAACTATGGAAGAGATACTCAGCGAAATTGGTTCATCGATGGGGTTTGGCTGATTTTTCGCATCAG GCAGAACATCCACGACCACAATATCTTTCCCGTTTGCGAAaagttgaaaacaaaaagttcAACGTCATTCATCGGGTATTGGAACCACACGTACCATTCTGGAAAGTCAAATTTCCAGTGTACTTAATGAGTTTCTCGGTCATTTTCCTGTTT ATTTGTCTAGCTGTAGGGGTAGTATTTGGTATCACAATCTATCGCATGTCGTTAATATACTCACGGAAAATGTACAGCGATTCGGACAACATTTCCtatcaaatcattttcttgCCTGCAACGGCGGCCGttctaaatttaattatcaTCACCGCTCTCAACTATTTGTACGATTATTTGGCCGTTTATCTGACGAATTTGGAATATCGACGCACTCAAACGGAATACGACGAAAGTCTGACGTTGAAGATCTACCTGTTCCAATTCGTCAACTACTACAGTTCAATTTTCTACATTGCCTATCTGAAAGGAAAGTTTGTCGGTTCGCCAGCTAAATACAACCGAATTTTCGGTTTTAGACAGGAAGAATGTAGTCCGGGTGGCTGCTTAATGGAATTGTGCATTCAATTGGTCATTATTATGGTGGGCAAACAATTGCTGAACGCCGTACTGGAAATGTTGATTCCATTTTTGTACAAATCATTTAACACAGTACGCAACAAAATGTACAAGACTGACGAAAATGACGGAAGTGTTCAGTTGATTTCATGCAATCAATGGACAAATGACTACAAATTACTAGCATGGAGCCCGAGGGGACTGTTCGATGACTACTTGGAAATGA TTATCCAGTATGGTTTTGTTACGCTTTTTGTCGTGGCCTTTCCGCTGGCTCCACTGTTCGCTTTACTGAACAACGTGTTCGAAATGAGATTAGATGCCAAAAAGTTCCTAAAATATTATCGACGACCTGTTCCTACTCGCGTCAAGGACATCGGAGTTTGGTTCAATATCATGGCCATTCTGGGACGAATAGCTGTCGTGTCGAGC GCATTTATCATTGCATTTTCGTCCAATTTCATTCCGCGTATGGTCTACATGATACGGGTCAATGCTAATCATACCGACGAAGGCTATCTGAATCATACCCTAGCTTATTTCAATACCTCAGATTTTCAG ATCGGAACAGCTCCGTTAAATTCGACATTCGGACATGTACCCATCTGCCGATATCCCGAATATCGTAATCCGCCATGGTCAGATGCACCATACAAACGACCAGTTATTTATTGGCACATTTTGGCTGCTCGTTTAGCTTTCCTTGTGGTGTTCCAG AATGTCGTTGGTTTCGTGCAGATGTTGGTTGCATGGGCTATTCCCGATGTGCCACGAAAACTTAGCGATCGCATCAAACGTGAGGAATATTTGACGCGagaaatcatcatcgatcatgAGCTACAGCGTGCTGCCACCGCTCGAGAACGGGAACGTGAACAATCACCGCAGttgacgaaaaattttgaaaatgttttccgatTAAGGAAATCGAATGGCGACAATACTGCCAATACGGAGTTATGA
- the LOC119070335 gene encoding anoctamin-5 isoform X1, translating into MYRTVHQHEESELDSEMDERDSIYLDTISLASEYPNRKSMSLSRQTIYHSAEDVQGHAATDANSLFKQSEQYDGAAAGQMAYGKYGQNDEVSARLLILNNKKTVTYSQWKSRTWRRFQDGERTVDFVLAYAADDPHPRNADKRKAFESNLENEGLELEREETQKIHFVKIHAPKKVLCSYCEILKIKMPIKRVPEQDDIIAPEFQLMQSMKSFFGRPFDFVKLDPNLFPDKEYKLTHSYSRNYKYLFDIDSDDFVCQSTSIAVVQFILERQRFSDDDESHNNVGIEKLLSDGVYQASYPLHDGDCSIPGSQRSLLFNEWAAVKKWIKHQPLDNIKEYFGVKIALYFAWLGFYTHMLIPASVVGILCFLYGLITLFSNTVSEDICHPENDIIMCPQCDNQCDYWYLKSTCVYSRISYLFDNNMTVLFACFMSFWAVLYLELWKRYSAKLVHRWGLADFSHQAEHPRPQYLSRLRKVENKKFNVIHRVLEPHVPFWKVKFPVYLMSFSVIFLFICLAVGVVFGITIYRMSLIYSRKMYSDSDNISYQIIFLPATAAVLNLIIITALNYLYDYLAVYLTNLEYRRTQTEYDESLTLKIYLFQFVNYYSSIFYIAYLKGKFVGSPAKYNRIFGFRQEECSPGGCLMELCIQLVIIMVGKQLLNAVLEMLIPFLYKSFNTVRNKMYKTDENDGSVQLISCNQWTNDYKLLAWSPRGLFDDYLEMIIQYGFVTLFVVAFPLAPLFALLNNVFEMRLDAKKFLKYYRRPVPTRVKDIGVWFNIMAILGRIAVVSSAFIIAFSSNFIPRMVYMIRVNANHTDEGYLNHTLAYFNTSDFQIGTAPLNSTFGHVPICRYPEYRNPPWSDAPYKRPVIYWHILAARLAFLVVFQNVVGFVQMLVAWAIPDVPRKLSDRIKREEYLTREIIIDHELQRAATAREREREQSPQLTKNFENVFRLRKSNGDNTANTEL; encoded by the exons ATGTATCGAACAG TTCATCAACACGAAGAATCTGAATTGGATTCAGAGATGGATGAAAGGGATAGCATTTATTTAGACACAATATCTCTAGCATCCGAATACCCAAATCGGAAATCGATGAGTTTGTCACGGCAAACAATTTATCATTCAGCAGAGGATGTTCAGGGCCATGCCGCAACGGATGCAAATAGTCTATTCAAGCAAAGTGAACAGTATGACGGAGCTGCAGCTGGCCAGATGGCCTATGGAAAATATGGACAAAATGATGAGGTCTCTGCACGCCtgctaattttaaataataagaaaacaGTTACATATTCGCAGTGGAAGTCTCGG ACATGGCGCCGTTTTCAAGATGGCGAGCGAACCGTAGATTTTGTCTTAGCCTATGCTGCAGATGATCCACATCCACGGAATGCCGATAAACGGAAGGCATTTGAAAGTAATCTAGAAAATGAGGGACTTGAATTGGAGCGAGAAGAAAcgcaaaaaattcatttcgtcAAAATCCACGCACCAAAGAAAGTGCTTTGTAGTTActgtgaaattttaaaaattaagatGCCAATCAAGCGG GTTCCGGAACAAGACGATATAATTGCACCGGAGTTTCAACTTATGCAGAGTATGAAATCGTTCTTTGGCAGGCCATTCGATTTCGTCAAATTGGATCCGAATTTATTCCCGGATAAGGAGTACAAGCTGACGCATTCGTATTCGCGGAACTACAAATATTT attcgacataGATAGTGACGATTTTGTTTGTCAATCAACTAGCATAGCCGTTGTTCAATTTATCTTGGAGCGACAGCGTTTTAGCGATGACGACGAAAGTCACAACAACGTTGGAATCGAAAAACTGCTTTCCGATGGTGTTTATCAAGCATCATATCCGCTACATGAT GGAGATTGCAGCATACCCGGTAGTCAACGATCTTTATTGTTTAATGAGTGGGCGGCTGTTaaaaaatggatcaa ACACCAACCGTTGGACAATATCAAAGAATATTTTGGTGTGAAAATTGCTCTCTATTTTGCATGGTTGGGTTTCTACACGCACATGCTAATTCCAGCTTCAGTGGTTGGCATCTTATGCTTCCTGTATGGTTTGATTACATTATTCTCGAATACTGTGAG TGAAGACATCTGTCATcccgaaaacgatattatcatgtGTCCGCAGTGTGATAATCAGTGTGATTATTGGTACCTAAAAAGCACATGCGTTTACTCGAGGATTAGTTACTTGTTCGACAATAACATGACCGTTCTGTTTGCCTGTTTTATGTCGTTTTGGG CTGTGCTATACTTGGAACTATGGAAGAGATACTCAGCGAAATTGGTTCATCGATGGGGTTTGGCTGATTTTTCGCATCAG GCAGAACATCCACGACCACAATATCTTTCCCGTTTGCGAAaagttgaaaacaaaaagttcAACGTCATTCATCGGGTATTGGAACCACACGTACCATTCTGGAAAGTCAAATTTCCAGTGTACTTAATGAGTTTCTCGGTCATTTTCCTGTTT ATTTGTCTAGCTGTAGGGGTAGTATTTGGTATCACAATCTATCGCATGTCGTTAATATACTCACGGAAAATGTACAGCGATTCGGACAACATTTCCtatcaaatcattttcttgCCTGCAACGGCGGCCGttctaaatttaattatcaTCACCGCTCTCAACTATTTGTACGATTATTTGGCCGTTTATCTGACGAATTTGGAATATCGACGCACTCAAACGGAATACGACGAAAGTCTGACGTTGAAGATCTACCTGTTCCAATTCGTCAACTACTACAGTTCAATTTTCTACATTGCCTATCTGAAAGGAAAGTTTGTCGGTTCGCCAGCTAAATACAACCGAATTTTCGGTTTTAGACAGGAAGAATGTAGTCCGGGTGGCTGCTTAATGGAATTGTGCATTCAATTGGTCATTATTATGGTGGGCAAACAATTGCTGAACGCCGTACTGGAAATGTTGATTCCATTTTTGTACAAATCATTTAACACAGTACGCAACAAAATGTACAAGACTGACGAAAATGACGGAAGTGTTCAGTTGATTTCATGCAATCAATGGACAAATGACTACAAATTACTAGCATGGAGCCCGAGGGGACTGTTCGATGACTACTTGGAAATGA TTATCCAGTATGGTTTTGTTACGCTTTTTGTCGTGGCCTTTCCGCTGGCTCCACTGTTCGCTTTACTGAACAACGTGTTCGAAATGAGATTAGATGCCAAAAAGTTCCTAAAATATTATCGACGACCTGTTCCTACTCGCGTCAAGGACATCGGAGTTTGGTTCAATATCATGGCCATTCTGGGACGAATAGCTGTCGTGTCGAGC GCATTTATCATTGCATTTTCGTCCAATTTCATTCCGCGTATGGTCTACATGATACGGGTCAATGCTAATCATACCGACGAAGGCTATCTGAATCATACCCTAGCTTATTTCAATACCTCAGATTTTCAG ATCGGAACAGCTCCGTTAAATTCGACATTCGGACATGTACCCATCTGCCGATATCCCGAATATCGTAATCCGCCATGGTCAGATGCACCATACAAACGACCAGTTATTTATTGGCACATTTTGGCTGCTCGTTTAGCTTTCCTTGTGGTGTTCCAG AATGTCGTTGGTTTCGTGCAGATGTTGGTTGCATGGGCTATTCCCGATGTGCCACGAAAACTTAGCGATCGCATCAAACGTGAGGAATATTTGACGCGagaaatcatcatcgatcatgAGCTACAGCGTGCTGCCACCGCTCGAGAACGGGAACGTGAACAATCACCGCAGttgacgaaaaattttgaaaatgttttccgatTAAGGAAATCGAATGGCGACAATACTGCCAATACGGAGTTATGA
- the LOC119070335 gene encoding anoctamin-1 isoform X4: MDERDSIYLDTISLASEYPNRKSMSLSRQTIYHSAEDVQGHAATDANSLFKQSEQYDGAAAGQMAYGKYGQNDETWRRFQDGERTVDFVLAYAADDPHPRNADKRKAFESNLENEGLELEREETQKIHFVKIHAPKKVLCSYCEILKIKMPIKRVPEQDDIIAPEFQLMQSMKSFFGRPFDFVKLDPNLFPDKEYKLTHSYSRNYKYLFDIDSDDFVCQSTSIAVVQFILERQRFSDDDESHNNVGIEKLLSDGVYQASYPLHDGDCSIPGSQRSLLFNEWAAVKKWIKHQPLDNIKEYFGVKIALYFAWLGFYTHMLIPASVVGILCFLYGLITLFSNTVSEDICHPENDIIMCPQCDNQCDYWYLKSTCVYSRISYLFDNNMTVLFACFMSFWAVLYLELWKRYSAKLVHRWGLADFSHQAEHPRPQYLSRLRKVENKKFNVIHRVLEPHVPFWKVKFPVYLMSFSVIFLFICLAVGVVFGITIYRMSLIYSRKMYSDSDNISYQIIFLPATAAVLNLIIITALNYLYDYLAVYLTNLEYRRTQTEYDESLTLKIYLFQFVNYYSSIFYIAYLKGKFVGSPAKYNRIFGFRQEECSPGGCLMELCIQLVIIMVGKQLLNAVLEMLIPFLYKSFNTVRNKMYKTDENDGSVQLISCNQWTNDYKLLAWSPRGLFDDYLEMIIQYGFVTLFVVAFPLAPLFALLNNVFEMRLDAKKFLKYYRRPVPTRVKDIGVWFNIMAILGRIAVVSSAFIIAFSSNFIPRMVYMIRVNANHTDEGYLNHTLAYFNTSDFQIGTAPLNSTFGHVPICRYPEYRNPPWSDAPYKRPVIYWHILAARLAFLVVFQNVVGFVQMLVAWAIPDVPRKLSDRIKREEYLTREIIIDHELQRAATAREREREQSPQLTKNFENVFRLRKSNGDNTANTEL; the protein is encoded by the exons ATGGATGAAAGGGATAGCATTTATTTAGACACAATATCTCTAGCATCCGAATACCCAAATCGGAAATCGATGAGTTTGTCACGGCAAACAATTTATCATTCAGCAGAGGATGTTCAGGGCCATGCCGCAACGGATGCAAATAGTCTATTCAAGCAAAGTGAACAGTATGACGGAGCTGCAGCTGGCCAGATGGCCTATGGAAAATATGGACAAAATGATGAG ACATGGCGCCGTTTTCAAGATGGCGAGCGAACCGTAGATTTTGTCTTAGCCTATGCTGCAGATGATCCACATCCACGGAATGCCGATAAACGGAAGGCATTTGAAAGTAATCTAGAAAATGAGGGACTTGAATTGGAGCGAGAAGAAAcgcaaaaaattcatttcgtcAAAATCCACGCACCAAAGAAAGTGCTTTGTAGTTActgtgaaattttaaaaattaagatGCCAATCAAGCGG GTTCCGGAACAAGACGATATAATTGCACCGGAGTTTCAACTTATGCAGAGTATGAAATCGTTCTTTGGCAGGCCATTCGATTTCGTCAAATTGGATCCGAATTTATTCCCGGATAAGGAGTACAAGCTGACGCATTCGTATTCGCGGAACTACAAATATTT attcgacataGATAGTGACGATTTTGTTTGTCAATCAACTAGCATAGCCGTTGTTCAATTTATCTTGGAGCGACAGCGTTTTAGCGATGACGACGAAAGTCACAACAACGTTGGAATCGAAAAACTGCTTTCCGATGGTGTTTATCAAGCATCATATCCGCTACATGAT GGAGATTGCAGCATACCCGGTAGTCAACGATCTTTATTGTTTAATGAGTGGGCGGCTGTTaaaaaatggatcaa ACACCAACCGTTGGACAATATCAAAGAATATTTTGGTGTGAAAATTGCTCTCTATTTTGCATGGTTGGGTTTCTACACGCACATGCTAATTCCAGCTTCAGTGGTTGGCATCTTATGCTTCCTGTATGGTTTGATTACATTATTCTCGAATACTGTGAG TGAAGACATCTGTCATcccgaaaacgatattatcatgtGTCCGCAGTGTGATAATCAGTGTGATTATTGGTACCTAAAAAGCACATGCGTTTACTCGAGGATTAGTTACTTGTTCGACAATAACATGACCGTTCTGTTTGCCTGTTTTATGTCGTTTTGGG CTGTGCTATACTTGGAACTATGGAAGAGATACTCAGCGAAATTGGTTCATCGATGGGGTTTGGCTGATTTTTCGCATCAG GCAGAACATCCACGACCACAATATCTTTCCCGTTTGCGAAaagttgaaaacaaaaagttcAACGTCATTCATCGGGTATTGGAACCACACGTACCATTCTGGAAAGTCAAATTTCCAGTGTACTTAATGAGTTTCTCGGTCATTTTCCTGTTT ATTTGTCTAGCTGTAGGGGTAGTATTTGGTATCACAATCTATCGCATGTCGTTAATATACTCACGGAAAATGTACAGCGATTCGGACAACATTTCCtatcaaatcattttcttgCCTGCAACGGCGGCCGttctaaatttaattatcaTCACCGCTCTCAACTATTTGTACGATTATTTGGCCGTTTATCTGACGAATTTGGAATATCGACGCACTCAAACGGAATACGACGAAAGTCTGACGTTGAAGATCTACCTGTTCCAATTCGTCAACTACTACAGTTCAATTTTCTACATTGCCTATCTGAAAGGAAAGTTTGTCGGTTCGCCAGCTAAATACAACCGAATTTTCGGTTTTAGACAGGAAGAATGTAGTCCGGGTGGCTGCTTAATGGAATTGTGCATTCAATTGGTCATTATTATGGTGGGCAAACAATTGCTGAACGCCGTACTGGAAATGTTGATTCCATTTTTGTACAAATCATTTAACACAGTACGCAACAAAATGTACAAGACTGACGAAAATGACGGAAGTGTTCAGTTGATTTCATGCAATCAATGGACAAATGACTACAAATTACTAGCATGGAGCCCGAGGGGACTGTTCGATGACTACTTGGAAATGA TTATCCAGTATGGTTTTGTTACGCTTTTTGTCGTGGCCTTTCCGCTGGCTCCACTGTTCGCTTTACTGAACAACGTGTTCGAAATGAGATTAGATGCCAAAAAGTTCCTAAAATATTATCGACGACCTGTTCCTACTCGCGTCAAGGACATCGGAGTTTGGTTCAATATCATGGCCATTCTGGGACGAATAGCTGTCGTGTCGAGC GCATTTATCATTGCATTTTCGTCCAATTTCATTCCGCGTATGGTCTACATGATACGGGTCAATGCTAATCATACCGACGAAGGCTATCTGAATCATACCCTAGCTTATTTCAATACCTCAGATTTTCAG ATCGGAACAGCTCCGTTAAATTCGACATTCGGACATGTACCCATCTGCCGATATCCCGAATATCGTAATCCGCCATGGTCAGATGCACCATACAAACGACCAGTTATTTATTGGCACATTTTGGCTGCTCGTTTAGCTTTCCTTGTGGTGTTCCAG AATGTCGTTGGTTTCGTGCAGATGTTGGTTGCATGGGCTATTCCCGATGTGCCACGAAAACTTAGCGATCGCATCAAACGTGAGGAATATTTGACGCGagaaatcatcatcgatcatgAGCTACAGCGTGCTGCCACCGCTCGAGAACGGGAACGTGAACAATCACCGCAGttgacgaaaaattttgaaaatgttttccgatTAAGGAAATCGAATGGCGACAATACTGCCAATACGGAGTTATGA